One Myxosarcina sp. GI1 genomic window carries:
- a CDS encoding histone deacetylase, whose product MPEGHRFPMAKFGLLRDLLVKDGIVAPEEIKQPQISSYSTIELVHTADYVRAYCEGKLEFKAQRRIGLPWSRELSLRTRIAVGGTILAAQLALEHGCACNTAGGTHHAFPSYGSGFCIFNDLAIAARELQHRGLVKKILIVDLDVHQGDGTADIFKDDDSVFTFSMHCEANFPGTKQQSDLDISLPIGLDDDGYLQILAKNLPDLLSEVKPDLVLYDAGVDVHTNDVLGKLSLSDWGIYRRDRLVLSTCFAAGCPVAGVIGGGYGKDMSALVYRHSILYRAAKEQLSN is encoded by the coding sequence ATGCCAGAAGGACACCGATTTCCGATGGCTAAGTTTGGGCTGCTGCGAGATTTATTAGTTAAAGATGGCATAGTTGCACCAGAAGAAATCAAGCAACCGCAGATAAGTAGCTATTCCACAATTGAGCTAGTTCATACTGCCGATTACGTTAGAGCTTACTGCGAAGGGAAATTAGAATTTAAAGCTCAACGCCGTATTGGTTTGCCCTGGAGTCGGGAACTCTCTCTGCGTACTCGTATTGCTGTCGGGGGAACGATTTTAGCCGCGCAGCTGGCTTTAGAACATGGATGTGCTTGTAATACTGCTGGCGGTACGCATCATGCTTTTCCTAGCTATGGTTCGGGATTCTGTATTTTCAACGATTTGGCGATCGCCGCTCGCGAATTGCAACATCGCGGTTTGGTTAAGAAAATTTTGATTGTCGATCTTGACGTACATCAAGGAGACGGTACGGCAGATATCTTTAAAGATGACGACAGCGTGTTTACCTTCTCGATGCACTGTGAAGCTAACTTCCCTGGTACTAAGCAGCAAAGCGATTTGGATATCTCCTTACCTATAGGTTTAGATGATGATGGTTATTTACAAATACTCGCCAAAAACTTGCCCGATTTGCTTTCTGAGGTCAAACCAGATTTGGTACTATACGATGCTGGAGTAGATGTGCATACTAACGATGTCCTGGGTAAATTATCTCTAAGCGATTGGGGGATTTATCGGCGCGATCGCCTGGTTTTGAGTACTTGCTTTGCAGCAGGATGCCCCGTAGCTGGAGTAATTGGCGGTGGTTATGGTAAAG